Within the Flavobacterium sp. 9R genome, the region TTAATGATCGCAGCTCGCTACAACAAAGTCGAAATCATGAAACTACTAATTGCTAAAGGAGCAAAAGTGGAAGAAAAAACTACTTTTGGTGCAGATGCTTTGAAATATGCACAATTATCCAATGCAAAAGAAGCCTATGTTTTTCTTCAATTGAACAAAGAAAACGCAGTGGCTCAGCGTTAATAACAGCAATCATCAATCAAAAAAAAAACTCCGTTTATCTAGACTGCCCCCAAAAAGTTAGACACTATTTGGGGGTATTTTTATGGAAAGAAAAGTCAGATATGATGCTTCATTTAAACTTGAATGCGTAAAATTAGTATTAGAAAAACATTATTCGTGCAATTAACGACCTTAAGGTGGTTATTGCGGCGGGGCTCACCTCTTCCCATTCCGAACAGAGAAGTTAAGCCCGCCTGCGCAGATGGTACTGCAATTTGTGGGAGAGTATGTCGCCGCCTTTCTTTATTAAAACCCTTCATCTAAAATGAAGGGTTTTTTTGTGCGTTGTTGTTTTCAGTAGCTGATAGTAAATGTTATTTGTAATTAGGCTCAATGAGGATATATGTGAGTATCTATGCGTAGATTTTACAAGAATGTCGTTAAATGTTGACTTTATTTAATTATTCAACCTTTTTTATGTCTTACAGGCAGTCTTTTTTTGATTCATTTTAAGTAGTGAATTCAGAAAAGAATAGATTTTTTAAAATTGAGTATTGTTTGGAAAAATTTACTAAGTTTTATAATGTATTTTGTGTATAGCTTTTACTATAAATCAGAAGCAGTCGTAATTTTATTCAGTCAATTAATTTTTTAATATAAAATTAGTAGTAGCCTCAATAACATCTTTATCTCCTAAAATTTTACGATGTCCAAGGTTATTGGTAAGTAAAAGTGTTCCATTTTTGCAATATTCATGAATATGAATACCTGCCGAAACGGGTACTTCAACATCATTACGATCGTGAATAACCAATATTGGAACATTGATATTAGCTGCAGCTTTGTAGGCAGAATAATCATCCATAATACTACCATATTTTTTTTCAAAATGAGCTCTAAGATGATTACTTATCTCTGGATTTAGTTTTAGTTTAAAAACAAAATCATCAACTATATCTTGTACAACATCACCACTCCCAATAACGGTTGCATTTTTTACTTTTAGTCCTTTATTTAATGCATTCAGTGTTGACATTCCACCTAAAGAATGACCAATTATTGCTTCAAATGGACCAAACTGTTTGTCGATTTCCAGTATAGATTCAATGAAGTCGGTCATAATTGAGGTTTGGCCTAGTGATTTTCCGTGAGCTGGTGCATCAAAGCTTATTGTAGAATATTTGTTCTTTATTAATTCATCTGCAATTTTATACATTTGTGTACCTCTGCCTGACCATCCGTGCACCAACAGTATTTTTTTATCTGAATTTCCGTAATGATACGTCATTATTTTTTTATTGATTGCTGTAACTTTTATGAATTGTTTTTTTGATTTTGATTCCATTTCATACTCTCTTTTCGGAGTCTTATGTTTGATGGGGGTTACAAAAAGTTTTGCTGCGAATCGGGTGACTAATTTTGTCGAAATAAAAGCGAATATTTTAGCGGTTATTAAAATTACTTTTGGAATTCGCAAATTTTTTGGCGAACTAGTCTTTGTTTTTGGCATTTTACTAATTTTTATTAAAAAGTTGTAGTGACGTTCTTTTTTACTAAATTTAAGAAACATAAAAGTAATATAAAATCTATTTTATAGCTCAATTTTTTGATTAATGTATGGATTTTTAGGATTTATATTATTTTTTGTTCATATTATTAATTTCTTATTAAAGTGTTAATTAGGTGTAATGTTTTTAATTAAAAGAAAATGAAACAGCAAAAAAAGAATGTAATTGCTATTATTTTGGGCGGGGGTCAAGGCTCTAGATTGTATCCATTGACTGAGTTTCGTTCAAAACCGGCGGTACCTATTGGTGGGAAATATCGCTTAGTTGATATCCCTATTTCGAATTGTATGAATTCGGATATTTTTAGAATGTTTGTTTTGACGCAGTTCAATTCCAAATCTTTAAATGCTCATATTAAAAACACCTATAATTTTAGTATTTTCAGTCATGCTTTTGTTGATATTTTAGCTGCTGAGCAAACTCCGGATAATCCTACTTGGTTTCAAGGAACCTCTGATGCCGTTAGACAATGTATGCCTCACTTTTTGAATCATGATTTTGAGTATGCTTTGATTTTATCAGGTGATCAACTGTATCAAATGGATTTTAATGAAATGCTTGAAGCTCATATTGATAATGGTGCGGATATTTCAATAGCAACTTTACCTGTAAATGCAAAAGATGCTCCTGAGTTTGGTATCTTAAAAACAAATGATGCTAGTTTTATTGAGGCTTTTATTGAAAAACCTTCCGCTGAACTTTTGCCCCAATGGGAGTCTGATGTAAGTGACGAAATGAAACAACAAGGCAAATACTATTTGGCTTCAATGGGGATTTATATTTTTAATAAAAAACTATTGATTGAGTTGATGAAAAATCCTGAAACAAAGGATTTTGGTAAAGAGATTATTCCTCAAGCTGTTGGTAAGCAAAAAATTCTTAGTTATCAGTATGAAGGGTATTGGACAGATATTGGAAATATTGAATCTTTTTTTGATGCTAATATTGGATTAACAAATGATATACCCGACTTTAATTTATTTGATAACGATAATAAAATTTACACTAGACCTAGATTATTACCACCATCAAAGTTTAAAAGCACTCATTTAGATAATTCCTTGATTTCTGAAGGTTGCATTATCAATGCGAAAGCAATCAAAAAATCTGTGGTTGGTAATCGTTCTAGAATAGGTGAAGGTACCGTAATTGAAAACTGTTATATTATGGGTAATGATTTTTATCAAAGTCTTTCCGATATGAAAGATGATATTGAAAATAACAATCAACTAATTGGTATTGGAGAGCGTTGTTTTATTAACCACGCTTTAGTTGATAAGAATTGCCGAATAGGTAATGACGTTTATATCAATGGAGGTAAACATCTTGCCAATTGTTCTGAGGAATTGTATTGTATCAAAGATGGTATTGTAGTAATTAAAAAAGGGAAAACCTTACCAGATAATTTTAGAATAGAATAGATTATTACAGAAGTGTAATTTTCAACCTAATGGATGTAGCATCAGTTTCTATAGTATGGAAAGTGATTTAATTTTTTTAAATATTATGCAAAAGCAAACTCGAATTGTTATTGAAAATGTAATGCCTCAATTAGATGGTGGGGCTCATTTTATCAAAAGAATAGTGGGGCAAACTATACATCTTACAGCAGATGTTTTTTCGGATGGACATGATGTAATTGAATGTTGTATTAAATACAAACACGAATCTGAAAAAAAATGGCAGGAAGTACGAATGTGGCCTACTCATAATGATGAATGGAATGGAAGTTTTAAAGTTGAAAAACAAGGCTTTTATAGCTATTTCGTAGAAGGTTGGGTTGATTATGCTCTGAATTGGCAGCACGGTACCGAGCGTAAAATTCAAGACCATCAATATGTAAAATCTGAATTACTTGAAGGAGCAGAGTATATAGAAGCCATTGTAAAAAAGGTCGGTGCTTCTGAGAAAGACTATCTAAAAAAGTTAATTCAACTTTTCAAGTCCGAAGCGGATTACGATGAAGCCGTCAAAGAGGCTACTTCCTATGAATTAAAAAGTATTTTTAAAAAATATCCTGTTCGTTACATTGAAAATAAATCTTTGGAATTAAAGGTTTATGTAGATAGAAAAAAAGCGTTGTTTAGTACTTGGTACGAATTTTTTCCAAGATCTTCATCTGAAGAACAAGGGAAACACGGTACTTTTAAAGACTGTGAAAGATTGTTGCCTAGAGTAGCTGCTATGGGTTTTGATACCTTGTATTTTCCACCCATTCATCCTATTGGAGAAATCAATCGAAAAGGAAAAAACAACACTACCAATGCACAAGAAGGTGATGTTGGTTCTCCATGGGGAATTGGTTCTCAATATGGTGGACATAAATCGACTCATCCCGAGTTGGGTTCTATAGAAGATTTTAAATCTTTAGTAAAAAAAGCCCAAGATTTAGGCATTGAGGTGGCTATGGATTATGCCTTGCAAGCGGCTCCCGATCATCCTTATGTTAAAGATTTCCCTCAATGGTTCAAGTGGAGACCTGATGGTACAGTACAATATGCTGAAAACCCGCCCAAAAAATACCAAGACATTCAACCAATATATTTTGAAAGTAAAGATTGGAAAAACCTTTGGAAAGAGTTGTTAGATGCGGCTTTGTTTTGGATTGAAGAATGCAATATCAAAGTCTATCGCGTAGACAATCCACATACCAAACCGTTTTATTTTTGGGGATGGTTGATTGGTGAAATCAAGAAAAAACATCCTGATGTATTGTTTTTAGCCGAAGCTTTTACTCGTCCTAAAATAATGAATGAGTTGGCCAAACAAGGATTTAGCCAATCGTATACTTATTTTACTTGGAGAAATACCAAAGCCGAGTTAATAGAGTATGTTACGGAGCTAACGCAATCTTCTCAAAAAGAGTTTTATAGACCTAACTTTTGGCCTAATACGCCAGACATTAACCCGTTAGCCTTACAAGGAGGAAATGAATCGATTCATTTGCAAAAGTACTTTTTGGCGGCTACTTTAAGTTCTAATGTGGGAATTTATGGACCTGTTTTTGAATATATGATTAGCGCTCCAATGGCTCCAGGAAAAGAAGAGTATTTAGATTCTGAAAAATATGAGTTTGTAAAGTGGGATTGGAGTATTCAAAACAATTTGACCCGCAGAATAGCCCAAATTAATGCGATTAGAAAAGAACAAAATTCGTTGCAACAAACCAATAACATTGTTTTTTGTGAGACCAATAATGATCAAGTTATTGCTTACTATAAATACGATGACAACAAACAAAATGAAACCTTAATGGTTGTTAGTTTAAACGATCAACATGTGGTTCAAGCTATGGTGCGATTGCCTTATCCGCAGTTAGGAAATCAACCCATTCGTGTACACGATTTAATTACAGATGCCACTTACTACTGGGAAAACGAATGGAATTTTATAGAATTAGGGCCTAATGTACCTTTTCATTTATTTAAAATAATCAAGTAATGGTTGATAAAATTAACGAAGACGAATTCCAAAATCCGTTTGTTTTCAATATTGATTGGAAAAACGCTTTTGCTGAAGAAGATTTTGTCAAAGTATTTTCTTCGGATATACTCGAGAATTACATAATCAATAAACGTTGGTATGGCGGAAAAGCCAGTACGCTAAAGTATATTGAGATTGTAGAATCCTTTCAAATTTCTTCAAAAAAGCATACTTATTATGGGGTTTTGTTTGAAGTTAATTTTAAAGAAGCTTTCTACCAACATTATTTTATGCCTATTTCATTCATGTCTGAAGTCGATTTAGAAACCAATACGGTAATCGCTCCAGTAATAATGAATGGCGTTCAAGGCTATTTGGTTGATGCGCTTCATCAGGAAGATTTTCGTAAATTATTGTTTGACAATATAGTGCATTCTAATAGTAAGTTAGATGCTAAATTAAATTTTCATTGTGGTTCTAAATTAACCCAAAAGACCTATCAGAGCTCTAAATTTATGGGAGTGGAGCAAAGCAATACCTCTATAATTTATAATGATACTTTGGTCTTAAAAATCTTCAGAAGGATTTATATCAATATGAATCCAGATTATGAGATAAGCCGTTTTTTAACCGAGCGTATGCATTTTGAAAATTCACCAGCCTATACAGGAAGTATCAGCGTTATTTTGACCGAAGGAAATATCACTTTGGGGTTAATGCAAGAGTTGGTGCCAAATCAAGGTGATGCTTGGAAATTTATGCTCGAAGAAGTAGACCGCATTTTCGAAAACTTGAGCTATCGCAAAATTAAAATTGACAAGTTACCCGAGGTCGAATTATTTTCGAGACTACGATTGAATGATATTCCACATGAAATTATCGATTGGGCAGGGTTAAAGATTTTTTTACGCATTAGAACATTGGCGACGCGTACCGCCGAAATGCACATTGCCTTAGGGAGCGATATTCATGAAACCGCATTTACACCAATAACGTATAATAGTGATTATTCAGTTTGGCTAAAGAACCGATTAACCTATCAATTTCAAAACCGATTGAATATTCTAGAAAACAACTTACACAAATTGGATGGTTTGGCACTTGAATTGGCCAATCAGTTTTTGGATCAAAAAAAGAACATTCGTAAGGTTTTCTTAGATTTTGATTGGACCAAAATGAAATCTGAGCGCATACGAATACACGGTGATTATCATTTAGGACAGGTATTAGTCAACGGAGAAGATTTCTTCATTTTAGATTTCGAAGGAGAACCAGAAAGTACCATTCGCGATCGAAAAGTAAAACAGCCACCTTTGAAAGATGTTGCTGGAATATTTCGTTCCTTTCATTATGCCATCTATGCAACCATTTTCAATAATAAAGACAAGTACAATTATGAGCAATCTGAATTGTTTATGGCAGGAGAGTTGTTGTATAAATACTTTGTTGGAATCTTTTTGCAAACGTATACTGAAGTAGCTCAAGCAGGTAATCTTAACATTGGTTACAAAAATGAAATTGATTTTTTACTCAAATATTGTTTGCTAGAAAAAGCAGTTTATGAATTAGGGTATGAGTTGAATTCAAGACCTCGTTGGTCCGTAATTCCACTGACAGGAATTGCGAGTATAATGAATTTTAAAACAAAATAAATTACAGTACTGAGTAATCAGTTTAAAAAATAAAAAATGAATAAAGTACAAGTACATTCTCTTTTCACTGAATTTGATATCGATTTATTTAAAGCTGGGAAGCATTTTCGTCTCTATGAAAAATTAGGAGCACATCCCATTGAAGTGGATGGAGTGAAAGGAGTATATTTTGCCGTTTGGGCACCTTCAGCGGAGTCAGTTTCTGTGATTGGAGATTTTAATTATTGGATAGCGGGCAATCATGAGTTGAATGTGCGTTGGGATGCATCAGGTATTTGGGAAGGTTTTATTCCAAATATCACTAAAGGAACAACTTATAAATATAAAATTCAGTCATCCAACAACGGAATAGTTACTGAGAAAGCGGATCCTTTTGCTTTTTATTGCGAAAAGCCACCACACACCGCTTCAGTAATCTGGGATTTGGATTATAAATGGGATGATGACAAATGGATGAAGTCTCGAAAAGAGCACAATGCGCTAGATAAACCCTATTCTGTTTATGAAGTGCATTTGGGTTCTTGGAAACGCCATACGGATGATAATAGTTTTTTAAGTTATACTGAAATGGCCGAAGACCTTGTGGCTTATGTCAAAGAAACAGGATTTACACATGTTGAGTTTATGCCCGTTATGGAATATCCCTACGATCCTTCTTGGGGTTATCAGTTGGTCGGGTATTTTGCGCCAACTTCTCGCTTTGGAAACCCTCAAGAGTTTATGTATCTCGTGGATCGTTTACATGATGCAGGAATTGGGGTAATTTTGGATTGGGTACCGTCTCATTTTCCAGATGATGCGCACGGGCTAGGATTTTTTGATGGCTCTAACTTGTTTGAACATCCTGATCGCAGAAAAGGCTATCATCCCGATTGGAAAAGTCTGGTATTCAATTATGGTCGTAACGAGGTGCGTTCTTTCTTGATAAGTAATGCTTTGTTTTGGTTGCACCACTATCATGTGGATGGATTGCGAGTTGATGCTGTGGCTTCTATGTTGTATTTAGATTATTCTAGAAACGATGGGGAATGGGAACCAAACATTTTTGGTGGACGCGAAAACCTCGATACAATAAGCTTTCTTAAAGATTTTAACGAAGCCGTTTATGCCAATTACGAAGGCGTACAAACCATAGCAGAGGAAAGCACTTCATTTCCTATGGTTTCTCGACCAACTTTTGCTGGTGGATTGGGATTTGGAATGAAATGGATGATGGGTTGGATGCACGATACCTTGCATTATTTTCAAAAAGAGACGGTTTATAGAAAATACCATCAAAATGAGTTGACTTTTTCTATGACGTATGCTTTTTCAGAGAATTTTATGTTGCCACTTTCTCATGACGAAGTGGTGTATGGAAAACATTCTATAGCAGGAAGAATGCCGGGCGATGAATGGCAAAAGTATGCGAATCTCCGTTTGTTGTATGGTTATATGTTTACACATCCAGGAACAAAACTGTTGTTTATGGGTAGTGAGTTTGGGCAAAGTGCTGAGTGGAATTTTGAAGCGAGTTTAGATTGGCATTTATTACAATATCCTTTTCATCAAGGAATCAAAGCCGTGATTACTGCTTTGAATACAATATATAAGTCTGAGCCTGCTTTGCACGAAAAGCAATTTAGTCCCGAGGGATTTGAATGGATTAACTATTCCGACCACGAGAATGCAGTTATGACTTACATCCGAAAAGGAAATGACTCAAAGAATGATTTGATTGTGATTTGCAATTTCACGCCAGTAGTTCGTGAAAACTATCGCATTGGGATTCCTAGAAAAGGCGAGTTAATCGAAATATTCAACAGCGATTCCAAGTTATTTGGCGGTAGTGGCGTGCAACAAAACGGAAAGTTAAAAGTCGAAGCCACGCCTTATGATGGCAGAGATTATTCAATTGCACTAACGTTGCCTCCTTTGGCGATTTCAGTGTTCAAAATGAAATAATACAGCATATAAAAATTAAAATCGTTTGTAAGACCTAGTGTTTTATAAACGATTTTTTTTATTTGGGCGTGCCCTCCTCTAGCCAGAAAAAGGCTAGAGGAGGTCGTGCTGTACGTTCCCGCTTCCCGATAGAAAAAATCGGGAGAGCTCCACTGCCATCACTCACGCAAGCGTTTTCATAAGTACTATTCTGGAATCAAAGAAATTTTGCTTTCAATTCAGGAGTAGGCATCCAGCAATGTTCTTGTTGACCGTACCATTTGTACCTGTTTTTGGCTACATAATCATAAACGGAATTCAAAAGGGGAGTAGGAAGGATTTTAAAAACAATAGCCAAACTAAAAATTCCGCCAACCTCCTTCGCAATGTCCAAAACCGCCTCCGATTTATAAGAATACGAAACCCCAGGCGCATAAAAAACAAGACTGTCTATTTTTCGGGTATCAATCCCAATATGTTTTTGTATGGCTGTACCCAATTCACTTTGTAAAGCCACAAATCGAAACACGTCTTTTTTATCGTGTTGTATAATGGTTTGTACGGCAGAATTACACAAATTGCAAACGCCATCAAATAGGATGATTTTTTTGTTTTCAGGAAGCGATAGCGAGTGTTGCATTTTTTTATTTTTTTACTGCTTCAACTAATTCCAATTCGTCTAAACTTACCTTCGAAGTGAAAATACCGTAATTAACAGTAGCTTTATTTTTCTCAATACTATCAATCGTTCCCACCGCTTTTCCATCAGCCATGCGTACGCGGTCACCTAATTTTAGAATAGGTTTTGGTTTTTCAACAACGGGTTTCAGTTTTTTTTCTTTTTTAATTGCTCTAATTTCCTCTACCTTCACTTCAACCTCTTTGATAATCTCTTTTTTCTTTTCGGTGATGACTTTGGCTTCTTTGGCCGAAATCTTTTTACGCTTAGAATTTTCTATTTCAATTATTTTTAAAAACTCTCCGATAAGTTCTTTTTTGTTCTTATTGTTGAAATACTTCTCTGAAATATCTTCTATTTTTTGTCCAATGTAAATCGTTTTTTGGTTGCTATCATACAATTCCTGATAGCTTTCCAGTTTTTGCTTGATTTTCACATTGATGTTTTCCATTTTTTTGCTTTCCTCTCTAGCTTTCGATTCTTCTTCTTTTAGTACTTGAGAGGTTTTTTCGAGTTTGGAACGTTCTTTTTGCAAGGTGGCAATGGTTTTGTCGAAACGTACTTTTCCGGTTTCGATTTTCTTTTTAGCACGATTTATTAAGCCAAACGGAATTCCATTTTTCTGTGCTACTTCAAAAGTAAAAGAACTACCTGCTTGACCCAAAACGAGTTTGTACAACGGCTCTAATGTTTTCTCGTCAAAAAGCATATTGGCATTTTGTGCACAAGGCAATTCATTAGCCAAAATCTTTAAATTGGAGTAGTGGGTCGTAATAATTCCAAAAGCTTCACGATGGTAGAATTCTTCCAAGAAAATTTCGGCAAGTGCTCCACCCAAGTCAGGGTCAGAACCCGTACCGAACTCATCAATCAAAAACATGGTTTTTCTATTGCACTTTTTTAGAAAATAATTCATGTTTTTTAGACGATAACTGTATGTACTCAAATGATTTTCTATGGATTGATTGTCGCCAATATCCGTTAGGATTCGGTCAAACAAAAAGGTTTCACTGCGTTCGTGTACCGGAATCAACATACCCGATTGCAACATTAATTGCAATAAGCCAACGGTCTTCAAGGAAATGGTTTTTCCACCCGCATTGGGTCCAGAAATAACGATGATTCGGTTATCTTGGTTCAGTTCTATAGTTTGTGGATGGGTAACTTCGTTCTTTTGTTTGTTGTTCAAATACAAAATAGGATGGTAAGCATCTCTTAGAAATAATCTTCTTTCTTCACTGATTTGAGGTAAGATAGCATTGATTTTGTTGGCATATTTGGCTTTGGCTGCAATAACATCAATATCACTCAAAAACTCTTGATACTCGATAAGTAAAGGCAAATAGGGACGAATAGCATTTGATAATTGCTTTAAGATTCGGGTGATTTCTTCCTTTTCTTCATATTCGAGATTACTTAATTCACGTGAATATCTCAAAGTAGCTTCTGGTTCGATATAAGCAATACTGCCTGTTTTCGAACTTCCTAAAATGGTTCCTTTTACTTTACGACGATACATCGCCAAAACGGCCAAAACTCTACGATTTTGAACAAAACTCTCTTTGATGTCATCCAAATATCCCAAACCATTGTATTGCGATAAGGCAACGCCAAAACTTTGGTTTACCTTACCGCGTACCACATTCATATTTCTTCGAATATTGAGTAAATCTGGAGAAGCATTTTCTTTGATTTCTCCATATTTATCTACGACTTCATCAATTAGCGTAATAATATTTTTGGTGTATTCTACTCTAGCGGCTCTAGCATTCAAGTTAGGATAATAGTCTTCGAATTTTTTTAGAAAATTCAGCAAGAAATTACTAGTGCTGGAGAGTGTAGCAATTTTTCTGAAACTTCCTACTTCAAGAAAGCTATCTTCAATTCCAAGAAATTTGATTTCATAAGTAATGGCGTCAAAGCCGTGATTGGGAATGGCATTGTTATTTTGAAAAGAAGAAACATACTCTGAAGTTTGCAACAAAGCTTCCATCAACGTTTCTTTCTCTCTGAAAGGCGTTATTTTTAATGCTTTCTCTTTACCAATATCGGTATTACAAATATCCGATAGGGTTTCGAGTACAGTGGGAAATTGTAAATCTTGTAATGTTTTTTCGGTGATAGCAATCATGAAATCGTTTAATTTTGGTATGCAAAAATAAGACTATTTCAAGGAGAAACATAATGTTATTTCACGCAGCTTCACAAAGTTACTACGTTATGCTGTATCGTATTTTATCGGAGCCTTTTTCTGATTCTTAGTGTATATTTGTAGAATAAATTTTGAATATGCTATCCAATCTTAATCCTTCGTGGCAAACCTTTTTATCAGAAGAACTTGAAAAAGACTATTTCTTGAATTTGATGCAAGCTGTCGATGAAGAATATCACAATTATATCTGTTTTCCGCCAAAAGACTTGATTTTTTCCGCTTTTAATCATTGTGCTTTAGAAGATGTAAAAGTGGTTATCATTGGTCAAGACCCTTATCATGGAGAGGGCGAGGCCAATGGTTTGAGTTTTTCGGTGAATGATGGAGTTAAAATTCCACCGTCTT harbors:
- the glgB gene encoding 1,4-alpha-glucan branching protein GlgB translates to MNKVQVHSLFTEFDIDLFKAGKHFRLYEKLGAHPIEVDGVKGVYFAVWAPSAESVSVIGDFNYWIAGNHELNVRWDASGIWEGFIPNITKGTTYKYKIQSSNNGIVTEKADPFAFYCEKPPHTASVIWDLDYKWDDDKWMKSRKEHNALDKPYSVYEVHLGSWKRHTDDNSFLSYTEMAEDLVAYVKETGFTHVEFMPVMEYPYDPSWGYQLVGYFAPTSRFGNPQEFMYLVDRLHDAGIGVILDWVPSHFPDDAHGLGFFDGSNLFEHPDRRKGYHPDWKSLVFNYGRNEVRSFLISNALFWLHHYHVDGLRVDAVASMLYLDYSRNDGEWEPNIFGGRENLDTISFLKDFNEAVYANYEGVQTIAEESTSFPMVSRPTFAGGLGFGMKWMMGWMHDTLHYFQKETVYRKYHQNELTFSMTYAFSENFMLPLSHDEVVYGKHSIAGRMPGDEWQKYANLRLLYGYMFTHPGTKLLFMGSEFGQSAEWNFEASLDWHLLQYPFHQGIKAVITALNTIYKSEPALHEKQFSPEGFEWINYSDHENAVMTYIRKGNDSKNDLIVICNFTPVVRENYRIGIPRKGELIEIFNSDSKLFGGSGVQQNGKLKVEATPYDGRDYSIALTLPPLAISVFKMK
- a CDS encoding thiol-disulfide oxidoreductase DCC family protein yields the protein MQHSLSLPENKKIILFDGVCNLCNSAVQTIIQHDKKDVFRFVALQSELGTAIQKHIGIDTRKIDSLVFYAPGVSYSYKSEAVLDIAKEVGGIFSLAIVFKILPTPLLNSVYDYVAKNRYKWYGQQEHCWMPTPELKAKFL
- a CDS encoding glucose-1-phosphate adenylyltransferase encodes the protein MKQQKKNVIAIILGGGQGSRLYPLTEFRSKPAVPIGGKYRLVDIPISNCMNSDIFRMFVLTQFNSKSLNAHIKNTYNFSIFSHAFVDILAAEQTPDNPTWFQGTSDAVRQCMPHFLNHDFEYALILSGDQLYQMDFNEMLEAHIDNGADISIATLPVNAKDAPEFGILKTNDASFIEAFIEKPSAELLPQWESDVSDEMKQQGKYYLASMGIYIFNKKLLIELMKNPETKDFGKEIIPQAVGKQKILSYQYEGYWTDIGNIESFFDANIGLTNDIPDFNLFDNDNKIYTRPRLLPPSKFKSTHLDNSLISEGCIINAKAIKKSVVGNRSRIGEGTVIENCYIMGNDFYQSLSDMKDDIENNNQLIGIGERCFINHALVDKNCRIGNDVYINGGKHLANCSEELYCIKDGIVVIKKGKTLPDNFRIE
- a CDS encoding DNA mismatch repair protein MutS, giving the protein MIAITEKTLQDLQFPTVLETLSDICNTDIGKEKALKITPFREKETLMEALLQTSEYVSSFQNNNAIPNHGFDAITYEIKFLGIEDSFLEVGSFRKIATLSSTSNFLLNFLKKFEDYYPNLNARAARVEYTKNIITLIDEVVDKYGEIKENASPDLLNIRRNMNVVRGKVNQSFGVALSQYNGLGYLDDIKESFVQNRRVLAVLAMYRRKVKGTILGSSKTGSIAYIEPEATLRYSRELSNLEYEEKEEITRILKQLSNAIRPYLPLLIEYQEFLSDIDVIAAKAKYANKINAILPQISEERRLFLRDAYHPILYLNNKQKNEVTHPQTIELNQDNRIIVISGPNAGGKTISLKTVGLLQLMLQSGMLIPVHERSETFLFDRILTDIGDNQSIENHLSTYSYRLKNMNYFLKKCNRKTMFLIDEFGTGSDPDLGGALAEIFLEEFYHREAFGIITTHYSNLKILANELPCAQNANMLFDEKTLEPLYKLVLGQAGSSFTFEVAQKNGIPFGLINRAKKKIETGKVRFDKTIATLQKERSKLEKTSQVLKEEESKAREESKKMENINVKIKQKLESYQELYDSNQKTIYIGQKIEDISEKYFNNKNKKELIGEFLKIIEIENSKRKKISAKEAKVITEKKKEIIKEVEVKVEEIRAIKKEKKLKPVVEKPKPILKLGDRVRMADGKAVGTIDSIEKNKATVNYGIFTSKVSLDELELVEAVKK
- a CDS encoding alpha/beta fold hydrolase, with translation MESKSKKQFIKVTAINKKIMTYHYGNSDKKILLVHGWSGRGTQMYKIADELIKNKYSTISFDAPAHGKSLGQTSIMTDFIESILEIDKQFGPFEAIIGHSLGGMSTLNALNKGLKVKNATVIGSGDVVQDIVDDFVFKLKLNPEISNHLRAHFEKKYGSIMDDYSAYKAAANINVPILVIHDRNDVEVPVSAGIHIHEYCKNGTLLLTNNLGHRKILGDKDVIEATTNFILKN
- a CDS encoding alpha-1,4-glucan--maltose-1-phosphate maltosyltransferase — translated: MQKQTRIVIENVMPQLDGGAHFIKRIVGQTIHLTADVFSDGHDVIECCIKYKHESEKKWQEVRMWPTHNDEWNGSFKVEKQGFYSYFVEGWVDYALNWQHGTERKIQDHQYVKSELLEGAEYIEAIVKKVGASEKDYLKKLIQLFKSEADYDEAVKEATSYELKSIFKKYPVRYIENKSLELKVYVDRKKALFSTWYEFFPRSSSEEQGKHGTFKDCERLLPRVAAMGFDTLYFPPIHPIGEINRKGKNNTTNAQEGDVGSPWGIGSQYGGHKSTHPELGSIEDFKSLVKKAQDLGIEVAMDYALQAAPDHPYVKDFPQWFKWRPDGTVQYAENPPKKYQDIQPIYFESKDWKNLWKELLDAALFWIEECNIKVYRVDNPHTKPFYFWGWLIGEIKKKHPDVLFLAEAFTRPKIMNELAKQGFSQSYTYFTWRNTKAELIEYVTELTQSSQKEFYRPNFWPNTPDINPLALQGGNESIHLQKYFLAATLSSNVGIYGPVFEYMISAPMAPGKEEYLDSEKYEFVKWDWSIQNNLTRRIAQINAIRKEQNSLQQTNNIVFCETNNDQVIAYYKYDDNKQNETLMVVSLNDQHVVQAMVRLPYPQLGNQPIRVHDLITDATYYWENEWNFIELGPNVPFHLFKIIK
- a CDS encoding trehalose synthase; amino-acid sequence: MVDKINEDEFQNPFVFNIDWKNAFAEEDFVKVFSSDILENYIINKRWYGGKASTLKYIEIVESFQISSKKHTYYGVLFEVNFKEAFYQHYFMPISFMSEVDLETNTVIAPVIMNGVQGYLVDALHQEDFRKLLFDNIVHSNSKLDAKLNFHCGSKLTQKTYQSSKFMGVEQSNTSIIYNDTLVLKIFRRIYINMNPDYEISRFLTERMHFENSPAYTGSISVILTEGNITLGLMQELVPNQGDAWKFMLEEVDRIFENLSYRKIKIDKLPEVELFSRLRLNDIPHEIIDWAGLKIFLRIRTLATRTAEMHIALGSDIHETAFTPITYNSDYSVWLKNRLTYQFQNRLNILENNLHKLDGLALELANQFLDQKKNIRKVFLDFDWTKMKSERIRIHGDYHLGQVLVNGEDFFILDFEGEPESTIRDRKVKQPPLKDVAGIFRSFHYAIYATIFNNKDKYNYEQSELFMAGELLYKYFVGIFLQTYTEVAQAGNLNIGYKNEIDFLLKYCLLEKAVYELGYELNSRPRWSVIPLTGIASIMNFKTK